The genomic DNA AATTCTCTCCAGTAAAGCTTCTGGCCCAATGACGAATAGACTGCCTACTTCTAGCAGAACGTCTAGTAGACCACCTGGTCCTTTGACGTGTTCGTCGATGTCCCAAGACTTCAACAGATCTGCATACTGTGTCATGTCCTTAGTGACCATAAGACCCCCGGCCCCGTTGACGGCATATCGCTTAAAGTGTTCGAGGAGGTGACTCCGGGTTCCAAGCGCAATCTCTGTCAGTAAATGACGAAAGTTGGACCCACTAGAGGATAGCGTTGCCGCGATAGTATCATGCAAACGGGTTAAGAAGGCACATATTGACGCACACGTCTAGGACAAGGTCAATGTAATCCCCAGGTGAAATATTGGCATTTCAGCATCTCAGTGACTTACTGGTGTATGTAACATTTCCAACCAAGCTGCATtatctccttccttgggtcggaaatcattcttcttctgtccCGAAAGTAACCTGCTAATCCACATCAAGGCCGTGTCAATGACCTTCTGCTCAATTGCGTTTATTTTGTCTTCTATGCGTAGAGTCGCTGCATTTGTctttttctccatttcccGGCGAATCGTTATACTTGGAGTTGCAAGAGGAATTAGCAACGTTTGTATACACATCACCATCAAGTtggtgatgctgatgatgctTTTGACCACAGTGAGATAGCCAAAATCAGGCTCTGCCCTTGCAGACTCCTGGGAAGTTGCGGCCTCAAAAACAGCGTCAAGACACACCTCGACATAGCCCTCGCCCATCAAAGACAATAGCAGACTCAACAAAGCAGACACATCCTTTGGTGTTTCGCTGGTGGAGCCCAGTTCCAAACCCCGTCCAACTGCTTCAGCCAGCCATTTCAACATCCTCTTGGCATAGGAAATATTAGGGAGACCATCCTTCTCCATCAACTTGATCTCAGTGGGTTTCATAGAGTCGCTTTGCTCTTTCAACCCGGCCAATTGAAGGAGCATCTTCTTTTGAGTGGGCGTGAACTCCGAGGACTCAAGGCGATTGACGTAAGCGTCCCGAGCGGAAGAAAGGAGCTCAGTTCCAGACTTGGAAATCGATGCCATGAACGTCGTCGCTGCTCGTTTCCTCCGAGCGTGAAAAGTAGTAAACCGGAACAACAATGACGTGTACAACTCTTCGAGTGattttttctccctttcaATGTAAGATGATCCAACAAAGTAGGGCACGAACAAatcctccagctgctgatCTAATATCAAGGCTGTTTGGGACGAAACAGGATCTGGATGTTCAGTCAAGCCGTGAGCCTTGAGATCATCAACCAGGCCGCTAATGTAGCTGCGAGAACTTTGTAGCGATCGGAGGAAGGCTAAAGACGAGATGCCATTAGCTTTCTCCAGAACCATTTCCAGTCTCTGCTGGATGGACTGCTGAAAGACGCGTTGTAGGAATTTGCCCAGCACCTGCTCATAGAAAGGGAATGCTCGTTTGATGATGGCTGATTCTTCCTGCACGACCACCTTAACCTCATCAACTAGCGATTGGAGGCTCGGTTCGACTTTCAAGGGTTCGGCGTCAGGATCCGCCAATTGTTCCCAGCTGTCCAAATCGCCCCCCAGTTCTTCTGTCACTAGCTGGCTTCGATCAATGAAGAATTGGTGTTGATTAACAAACAAGGCGGTCACACTTGCGCCTCCGCTGAAGTCCTGAAGCACAGTCGCGCAGTCTCTCATGCCCTCGAAATTTGCCTTGCGGTAGAAATCATCGAACTGTTTCAGGAGATCTTTCTCGAGAGTCTCAGAGAACTTTTCAATTATCTCTCTCGTGTTTCGATGAATACCATTGGTATTCCCCCTTGTGCCCTCGTCAACAGAATCGTCATCATTTCGGTACAGATCGTTTTTCTTCGCTCTCAATTCATCCCAACTGCGGGGATCGAGTCTTTGACTTATCCTGAGCAACTGTCGCGCAATATGCGCCGACCTGACTTTGGCCTCACCAGTCCCCGACTTCCTTAAGTTCTCTAAAAGTGTTATCTCTCCTCTGTTACTTACTCCATCCCAACATTGAATCAGGAAATGAGCATCAAGCGCTCGCCGCCTCTGTCGGTCTAACTCCTCTAGCCTTCTTCCTGTTTCAACAGCCATACTCCCGGTCGCCCCAGGGAGTTCGCCTCCCGATAGGGCTGCTCCATTTAGAGATGTATCCAATTGTTGAAAGGAATCGATGGTCTGCTTCAACTTTCTACCCAGCGTGCCGAGATTTTGCGCATGCTGTGCCTCAGCTCTCCGAGCTGCAGCCGATAGCTCGTTCTCTTTAATTTCCAAATCTCCAGAAAGTTCACCAAGTCGTTGTTGAGCATGTTCGAATGCTCGAATCAGTGGTTTGGGATCAAAAAGCTGGTTGCCAGGACCAGGTCCAACCGTAGAACGTCGATTTGAGGTAGTACTGTCAGAAAGTGCCTCGACAAACTCTTTAACGATGTAATCGCGGCTTGAGAAGTCAGAAAGAGTAAAATTGGGCCCTTTGGGAAAGATAGATCGGGAGGCGGGGATTGTCTGGGGCGTTATCGACGCATTGTCCGACATCTTCACGACATAGGGTGATCCTCGTCGACAGGGAACAGCAAGGCCGCAGATAACGAGTTGCGATTGACCATCAGATCAGATCAATTGGCGGTAGCATTAAATCAAGTCATAAGTTATGGTTGTGAAAGATGACAAAGTCAGCCAAAGGTAAACTTCCGAAAAAACATGGCATTTTCTTCTATCTGACCCTTTTCGTTCAGCCCCTGTGATCCACGTCACCTTCATATACATAAGGACACAATAACAGCCAAGCTAGTGGCAGCTATATAGCTGTATTTCACTCCTATTTTCTAATCTGAATTACAGtgtatacagagtagtttGCCAATGGACGGCCAGGTATTCTTTAAATTACATGCATATTGTAGATTAAATGACGCCAGACGCAACCTTTGGTTTCAAGGTAATTTAACAGTAATCGTACTCTAGGGAGTATGCTTGACCTAATGGTTACCTGGGTACTTATCATTGTCTAGAGCTGCAAACACCTAGTACTGGAAGGTAGTAGGTACTTTACCTTCTGTTTAACTGCTGTTTATCTGCGACTGAGAAACTCAAGTTGGAAGATGCGTACGTGGTAGGTAGATCATCCTACATTAGTACGAAAGCCACATGCGTTAATTACCAAGCAGTTACCTACCGATGGAAGGGTGTgtgagtacggagtatactccgtacagagtacacatGCACCACCTCGCCCCTTCCAAATATAACCTTCTTCAACGGCTTCGTTACTGTGGCGCTGTCTGTCGCTCCTACTGCTTGTTCTGTATGTACAAgctatctactctgtacaataAAAACAGGTCCATGCACCACtgcaaaaaaaaagtggaCAACTAATACAAGACTTGCTTGCTCAACAACGCCGCAGAAAGTGATTGCCGACAAGTTTTAATTCAAAGCAATTCAAGATCAAGGCTCTTTTTTCGACTCATTGCTCCTGCTGAACAGATGCAAGTCTCGAGCAGCCATGGCCCTAGCACGTGATAGAGAATTACTGAGGGACACT from Aspergillus fumigatus Af293 chromosome 8, whole genome shotgun sequence includes the following:
- a CDS encoding exocyst subunit SEC10; the protein is MSDNASITPQTIPASRSIFPKGPNFTLSDFSSRDYIVKEFVEALSDSTTSNRRSTVGPGPGNQLFDPKPLIRAFEHAQQRLGELSGDLEIKENELSAAARRAEAQHAQNLGTLGRKLKQTIDSFQQLDTSLNGAALSGGELPGATGSMAVETGRRLEELDRQRRRALDAHFLIQCWDGVSNRGEITLLENLRKSGTGEAKVRSAHIARQLLRISQRLDPRSWDELRAKKNDLYRNDDDSVDEGTRGNTNGIHRNTREIIEKFSETLEKDLLKQFDDFYRKANFEGMRDCATVLQDFSGGASVTALFVNQHQFFIDRSQLVTEELGGDLDSWEQLADPDAEPLKVEPSLQSLVDEVKVVVQEESAIIKRAFPFYEQVLGKFLQRVFQQSIQQRLEMVLEKANGISSLAFLRSLQSSRSYISGLVDDLKAHGLTEHPDPVSSQTALILDQQLEDLFVPYFVGSSYIEREKKSLEELYTSLLFRFTTFHARRKRAATTFMASISKSGTELLSSARDAYVNRLESSEFTPTQKKMLLQLAGLKEQSDSMKPTEIKLMEKDGLPNISYAKRMLKWLAEAVGRGLELGSTSETPKDVSALLSLLLSLMGEGYVEVCLDAVFEAATSQESARAEPDFGYLTVVKSIISITNLMVMCIQTLLIPLATPSITIRREMEKKTNAATLRIEDKINAIEQKVIDTALMWISRLLSGQKKNDFRPKEGDNAAWLEMLHTPTCASICAFLTRLHDTIAATLSSSGSNFRHLLTEIALGTRSHLLEHFKRYAVNGAGGLMVTKDMTQYADLLKSWDIDEHVKGPGGLLDVLLEVGSLFVIGPEALLERIRAGASSDASRRPGASRTDTERGQELLETGHIEPGLSVQEIRAYVSRREDSSTTAMQNVLNLL